Sequence from the Nitrincola iocasae genome:
TCTGCACACCTATCGCCAAATCCTGGCGCGCTGCGAACTGGAGAGAGGGGGGATTGAAACCACCTTGAGACTGGCCCGTGATGACTCTTTACCTGAAGCCTTCTGGCTTGAGGCGATGCGCTCACTGAAACAGCGCTTCCCTCTGACGGGGATTTCAGTATATCTGGCACCACCTCAGGAACTACCCGCCCTGGTGTCCTCGCAAACTGTGGATATTGCCTATGGTCTGGATCTAAACAAACACACTGATAACCGCATCGCGGTTGCATCTCTGGCAGGTCTAAGGTTGATCATGGTTGCCAGCACCCAACACCCTTTATCTCGTCTACCAGAAGTAACACCTGAAGATCTCGTCACACAAACCCAGGTAACCTTGGCGTTTGTGGATGCCGATGAACAGCTGGTTCCCGATATACTCAACAGCAGTAACTATCTGGCCCTGACACAGTATGAACTGATTCGGGACGCGGTCATGGAAAATGCCGGCTGGGCCTGGTTACCTCAACCTCTGGTTGATCCAGCGGTGCAGAGTGGACAGCTTAAAGTACTTAAAACAGCCAACACCTTGCTTTGGAAAGAATTTTGCGGCTTTCACTTCAGCACAGAATGCAAGGGACAGGTGACCCTGAGACTAGAGGAAATACTGGCAAATTATCTGACACGCTTTAGCTGAGAGTGCACTATTAAGTACAGCCAAGTAACTGATAGACCTATGCCAGCAACAGAAAACAGTAAATACTGCCAAATCCCAACAACAGCAGGGCTGTTGCCGGAGTCAATGCAACGCGCTCATTGGCAGGTGCATGCAGCAATCGACAGGGTTTAGGTAGTAATAACAACACCGCTGCCAAGGGCCAGATCAGGTTCATATAACCTACCCACCTAAGGGCCAGCGTCATCAACAGCGCGGCCACAAGCAAGAACCAATAAAGCCGAACCGCCTGAGGGTAACCCAAACGTACAGCAAGTGTACCCAACCCATCGGCACGATCACTTTCATAATCACGCAGCTCATTACTAAGCAATAATAGCGCTACCAGGCAACTCAGTGGCAAGGATAACCAGACAATACGCAGATCAAAGGGTGCACCTGCGGCCAGATAGCTGCCAGTAATCATCAGCACACCCATTAACCAGAACACCATAACTACACCCAATCCACGGTTTTTATAGTGTATGGGCGCTAAGGTATACCCCAATGCACCGAGCAGACCGACCAGACTGATCCATAACAGTGACAGCCCCGTCACAGACACCAGAAAAAGCCCGATCAGTGCTGCCAGCAGGAAACATGCAAGCCCCAGGCGAAAGTTGTTATGGATGCGCAGGCAAGCCAATTGCACCTCGGTGTTCTGATGAGCAGGCAGCAGTTTCAGGTCAGCATAGTCATTGATAAGATTCACACCAGCCTGCAGCAACACACCGGCCAGCAGTATCAGCAGCACATTCAGCGGTAACCAGTAGCCTTCAGCATAAGCCGCCGCTATGCCAACCAGGCAAGCCGTCACTGCCACCGGAAACGAGAAAGGTCGCAATGCACGATGAAAGTGGTACTTGCTTAAATCAGTACTCATGAAGTCAGACTAATTACGCACCGGTGCATTAGGGAGGTCTCGCATCAGCAAGGCATAGGTCATGTCGGTATCAAAATCGAGGGGAATGCTGACTTTGTGACCCGAACCGGGAGCCGCATCCACTGGAGTACCGCGCTTGTCGAGCAACTCACTCAAGCGAAAGCGTTTGTTACCGGCGGGTGTCATCAGTTCCAGGGTATCACCGGTTTCGAAGCGGTTTTTAACATCAATCTGCAACAGACCTTTGTCCACATCATGACTGAGCACTTCGCCGACAAATTGCTGATGCACACCCACCGAATTACCGGTTTCATAATTCTGGTATTGATCATGCACATGGCGACGGTAGAAACCTTCGGTGTAGCCACGATTGGCCAGATTTTCCAGCACATCCATGAGTTCCATATCAAACGGCTTGCCAACCACGGCATCATCGATGGCTTTACGGTAGGCCTGGGCGGTTCGGGCAACATAGTAATGTGATTTGGTACGCCCTTCAATTTTCAATGAATCCACGCCCATCGCGGCCAGCCGGTGCACATGCTGAATGGCACGCAGGTCTTTGGAGTTCATGATGTAGGTACCGTGCTCATCTTCAAAGGCAGGCATATAATCGTCCGGGCGCGACGCTTCCTGCAACAGCACAATCTTGTCTGTTGGCTGACCCTCACCCAGGGTCGGCTCAAAGGTCTGTACCGGCACTATATCACCGGAATCATCCTGTTTGGCTTCGTGAGCATCATACTTCCAGCGACAGGCATTGGTGCAGGTGCCCTGGTTAGGGTCGCGATGATTGATGTAACCGGATAACAGACAACGGCCTGAATAGGCAATGCAGAGTGAACCGTGCACAAAGACTTCGATTTCCATCTCCGGACAGCGCTGGCGTATCTCTTCTACTTCATCCAAGGATAATTCGCGCGACAAAATCACCCGCTCAATACCCGCCTGATGCCAGAACTTCACACTGGCCCAGTTCATGGTATTAGCCTGAACAGACAAGTGAATGGGCAGATCCGGGAAGCGCTCCTTGACCAGCATGATCAAACCGGGATCCGACATAATCAGTGCGTCCGGCCCCATTTCGATCACCGGGACTATGTCATCCATATAGGTTTTTAGCTTAGCGTTGTGCGGCAGAATATTACTGGCGACAAAGAATTTCTTGCCGCGCTGATGCGCATAAGCTATACCTTCGGCTAGGTGATTGTAATTGAAATCATTATTACGCACCCGCAGACTGTAGCGAGGCTGCCCCGCATAGACCGCATCGGCCCCGTAGGCAAAGGCATATTTCATGTTTTTCAACGTCCCGGCCGGGGACAGTAATTCTGGTTGTCGCATGATCACTCTACTCTGAAATTAAGCGCGCTATTGTGCCGATTTCAGCCCACAAAGGCAATTCAACGGTCCATTCGGGACTCAGTTCGACTGCAGCTGCAAACGGTTGAGCTGTTCACGCAACTGCAACAAATCACGGTTTATTAATTGCCGCGCATTGTTAATCGCACGAATATCTTCACGCAACTCAGACATACCGATCTCCATCACAGCCATATATTCAGGACGTGCCGCTTGCTCGGCGACCAACTCAGCTTCAAGTGCAGAAAACTGACGCTTGATATCACCTTCCAGCGACTGATATTGCTGTTTCGATGAAGCTAGCTGTGTCTTAAATTCACTCAATTGTGTTGCTGATTGCTGCTGTTGCTCAGTCAAGGTTGAAACCTGGCTGACCAGGTGCTGTAATTGTTCACTGCGCTCATCGTTTGTCGCACCACCTGAGCCGACAAGATCAGATAACTGTGCTACCTGTTGCTGCAGAGCCGTTATTTCACCTTGCAGACGCTCAAGTTCGACCAGCGGCTCACTCAGCTCTGCCACATTATTTGACAGGTTTTGCAGTTGCTCCAGGCTTTGTTGCTGCTGCTTCTCTAACTGCTCACGCTGAGAAATTTCCTGCTCTACACGCTGTAGCAACTCCTCCCATTGCGACTGTGAAGTCTCACGATCGGCGGCTTGTACCTCCTGCAATGCAGTCAATTGCTCTTGCAACGTATCGCCGGAGCGCTCCAGGGTATCCTGGTTGATGGATAGGCGGGATTCCAGCACACTCAAGCGCTGCTGATATTCATCCAACACCTGGCGTTGCTCAAGCAGCAACCATCCCAACCCACCCAAGGCCAGCACCAGAATCAATAACACCAGATTCAATAGCAAGCCACTGCCGCGTCGCGATTGCTGTGGATGGTGTGGCTCCGGCTCATCGTCAAGCGGTGCTATTGGGTTTCGAACACTTTCCCGGATGCTTTCCGGATTAAATCGTGGTTCCAGTTTATCGCTCATGGTTCACTAGGTCCGCACCTGTTTGTTCAAACTTAATCACATTCATCAGGGTTATATAACACAAAAACCCCGTTGTCTGTCAGCTTACCTCAGGTAATTGCTGACAGACAACGGGGTTTGGATCAGTCAGTGACTGGCCAGAGAGTGATTAGATCACATCATTCCGCCCATACCACCCATACCACCCATGCCGCCCATATCAGGCATAGCAGGCTTGTCTTCCGGCAAATCAGCAATCATGGCTTCAGTGGTAATCATCATGCCAGCAATGGATGCCGCCGCCTGCAATGCTGCACGGGTCACTTTAGCTGGATCGATAATACCCATTTCCATCATATCGCCGTACTGGTCATTGGCGGCATTAAAGCCGAACGAACCCTTACCTTCGCGAATTTTGGAAACCACAACAGAACCTTCACCACCAGCGTTGGCAACAATCTGACGCAACGGTGCTTCGAGAGCGCGGAAGGCCAACTCGATACCGATATTCTGATCGTGGTTATCACCCAGCAGTTTACCGACGTTATCCAGTGCACGAATCAACGCAACACCACCGCCAGGAACCACACCTTCTTCAACGGCTGCACGGGTTGCATGCAGGGCGTCGTCAACGCGGGCTTTTTTCTCTTTCATTTCAACTTCAGTACCGCCACCGACTTTGATGACAGCAACGCCACCGGCCAGTTTAGCCACGCGCTCCTGCAGTTTTTCACGATCATAATCAGAAGAGGTATCTTCGATCTGCACACGTACCTGCTGAACACGCGCTTCGATATCGGCCTGCGAACCGGCACCATCAACAATAGTGGTGTTCTCTTTAGTGATATTGACACGCTTAGCCTGACCCAGGTGTTCCAGACCCGCCTGCTCCAGGTTCAGACCCACTTCTTCAGAGATAACCTGACCACCGGTCAGAACAGCGATATCCTGCAGCATGGCTTTGCGACGATCACCGAAACCAGGTGCTTTAACCGCGGCGACTTTAACGATGCCACGCATGTTGTTAACAACCAGTGTCGCCAGGGCTTCGCCTTCAACGTCTTCAGAGATGATCAGCAGCGGACGGGAAGACTTGGCAACCTGCTCCAGTACTGGCAGTAACTCACGGATATTGGAGATTTTCTTGTCAACCAGCAGGATGTAAGGATCTTCCAGTTCAGCTGACATGTTTTCCTGATTATTGATGAAGTAAGGAGACAGGTAGCCACGATCAAACTGCATACCTTCAACCACATCCAGTTCGTTGTCGAAACCGGAACCTTCTTCAACCGTGATAACGCCTTCCTGACCGACTTTTTCCATCGCTTCAGCGATGATACGACCGATTTCGGAATCAGAGTTGGCAGAAATCGTACCAACCTGAGCAATCGCTTTGTAGTCAGTACAAGGTACAGACATCTTAGCCAGCTCAGCCACAACAGCCGCTGCGGCTTTATCGATACCACGTTTCAGGTCCATCGGATTCATGCCAGCCGCAACAGATTTCAGGCCTTCATTAACGATTGCCTGAGCCAGGACAGTAGCCGTAGTAGTACCGTCACCCGCTACATCATTAGCCTTGGAAGCGACTTCCTTGACCATCTGTGCGCCCATATTTTCGAACTTGTCTTTTAGTTCGATTTCTTTGGCAACAGATACACCATCTTTGGTGATGACCGGTGAGCCGAAAGATCTTTCCAACACCACATTACGGCCTTTCGGGCCCAGGGTTGTCTTTACGGCATCAGCCAGAATATTAACCCCTTCCAGCATGCGCTGACGGGCATCATTACCAAAACGTACGTCTTTAGCAGCCATTCTTAATAATCCTGTTCAATAATTCTGTTTAAAGTAAAAATAATTGGTATTAAAGATGCTGAAATCAGTCTTCAATCACCGCAAAAATTTCGCTTTCCTGCATGATCATCAGATCTTCGCCGTCGACTTTAACGACGTTAGAACCGGCATACTGACCAAACAGCACTTTGTCACCCACTTTGACAGATGGCGCCTGAACATCACCATTATTCAGGGTGCGACCTGGACCGACAGCTAATACTTCGCCACGGTTAGGTTTTTCAGCAGCGGAACCCGGCAGAACGATACCGCCTGCAGTGGTTTTTTCCTCTTCGCTGCGACGTATAACGACACGATCATGAAGTGGACGAATGTTCATCTGGTTTTTCTCCTGGTATGTAGGAACAGATTTAATATTGTTGATTTTTTAATTGTCAGCGTCTGACATTGTCCTGTTGAAGGATGACAGTTAGTTAAGGCCAACCTTGGTCAAATTCAACAGGGAGTCTGAAAAAAATTTCAGTGAGCCAGGGCGCTGAACCCTGACGCATATGTGGGGTGGGCAAAGAGGGATTTCAATATCAACACTGAAAAAAATTTCAGTCCTTACGGGTGTACTCACCGTCAATAATATCACCGGAGCGAGGTGTCGACTCAGAGCGGCCTGGCGTACCATCAAACGGTGGGGAGTGAGGTGCCTGGGTTGAGGTGGCCTGCATAGATGTCACAACCGTCATACGCTGACTCAAAAAGTGTACCAACGCCTTGCGGGTGTATGGGATCAGACAACAAAAGCCTACCACATCGGTTACGAAACCCGGTGTCACCAGCAAGGCGCCGCCTACGGCAAGCACAATACCTTCGCCCATTTCCTGACCCGGTATTTCACCCTGATCCATGCGCTGACGAGCGCGCATCAGGGTGCCAAGACTTTGTATACGCAACATGTTCACGCCAATAAAAGCTGATAACACTACCAGCCCGACGGTGTACCAGACGCCGATCAGTTGCCCGACATTAATCAGCAGGGTAATTTCAATGATTGGAACAATAATAAACAGTAAAAAGATAACCCGCATAAAGATCCTCGCTTGCTAACCGATCATGTGATCATATTCAATCAAAGGGTGCAAGCGAAACACCTTCACAGACAAGGATCTCTTCACAAGCACCATGCTGAGATTCATGGCTATTGGCCTTGGGCTAGTGGGGTCCCATCAGCCCTATCAACCCATGTGCCAGATTTAAGTTGGTTTGGCAGAGGAATATGGGCGGGGTGGTGGTAGCACTTGGAGGTGACCGTCAGCCGCCAGGGAAGGCGGCTGTCGAGCGGCCACGGATGGCGAAAAGCGCGTCACATCAAAGCGATACCACCACCGCAGCGAGGCACTGCAAAAAAGGGCACTGAAAAAGGGTACAGCCCTTTTACTGCTATAAGGGTTTTTACTTATTACCCATAACCTACTAATATACTCCACTTATAACTGAATAATTGTTGCACTGCAGCATGATGCGGCGCACAATATGTAAGTGATATTAATCAATCAATAAGGATTAAACTATGGATCTGAAAGACAAAGTAGTCGTCGTAACTGGCGGTGGACGTGGCCTGGGTCGTGCGATGGCACTGGAACTGGCTGCCAAGGGTGCCAAACTGGCACTGGCCGACCTGAACCAGCAAGATCTTGATGACACCATTGCGCAGTGCAAGGAAAAGGGCTCAGAAGCTCGCGGCTACATTTGCAATGTTTCGGTCGAAGCCGATGTTGAAAAGCTATTTACTGATATTGTAACTGACTTTGGTGCTGTACACGGTCTGGTTAACAATGCTGGTATTACCCGTGACGGCTTGTTTATCAAAGTTAAAGATGGTGCTGTCGTCAGCAAAATGAGTATGGACCAGTGGAACCTGGTTATGGACGTCAACCTGACAGGTACCTTCCTGTGTGGTCGTGAAGCCGCCATCAAAATGATTGAACTGGGCATTCAGGGCTGCATCATCAATATTTCATCTGTTTCCCGTTCAGGCAACATGGGCCAGACTAACTACACAGCCACAAAAGCCGGTGTGCAGGCCATGGCCGTTACCTGGTCTAAAGAACTGTCTCGCTACGGTATTCGCGCGGCATCCATTGCACCGGGTTATATCGGTACTGAAATGGTCATGAGCATGAAACCTGAAGCGCTGGAAAAAATTGCAGCGGGCATTCCTGCCAAGCGTCTGGGTAAACCAGAAGAGATTGCTTCAACAGTAAGCTTCATTCTGGAAAACGACTATGTCAACGGTCGTTGCTTTGAAGTAGACGGCGGCCTGCGTATCTAACGCCGCGCCTGAGAAAAGGCTGCTGCCGATATGCTGGTGCAGCCTTCACTTTATTCTCTAATCGTCAATCGCGGAAGTTGTTGAACTGCAACGGCAGCTCCACATCGGATTCACGCAGCAATGCCATCGCTTCCTGCAGATCATCACGCTTCTTACCTGTCACCCGCACCTTCTCACCCTGAATCTGACTTTGTACTTTCATTTTACTGTCTTTGATCAACTTGGTGATTTTTTTACACTGCACCTGATCCAACCCCTGACGCAAAATAACTGTCTGTTTGGCCTTCACGCCACTGAGATCCGGATCTTTAACCTCCATACAGCGTATATCAATTTTGCGAGCGGTTAACTTCGCACGCAACACTTCCAGCATCTGCTGCAACTGAAAATCCACCTCAGCAACCAGCGTTACGGTTTCGTCCTGCAGCTCAAATTCAGCTTTAACACCTTTAAAGTCATAGCGACTTGTCAGTTCCCGGTTAGCTTGATCCACGGCATTGGTCACTTCGTGCGAATCCAGTTCGGAAACTATGTCAAATGAAGGCATACTATACTCCTGTCAGTATTGAGCGGGTGATCAACACACCCGCCTCAGGTAAACGGAAATTAATTATGAAATGGCATATTCTCGGCGCGGGCGCTATGGGCAACCTGTTCGCGACCCGGCTGTTGCAAGCCGGTCAGGACGTCAGCCTTATTCTGCGCCTGCCAAAACCTGACGACTATTATCAACTGCATTGCCTGGAGGGTAAAGCCAGACGCACTTATAGCCTGCCAATACAGCCAGCGTCAGCAACCGAAACCATCTCCCAATTGCTGATTACCACCAAGGCTTATGACACAGAAATGGCACTCGCTTCAGTAGCTGGCCGACTTACGCCAAACGCCACGATCCTGCTACTACAAAATGGCATGGGACAGCACGACCGCATTCAACAGCACTACCCCTCAGTCAATCTCTGGGCTGGAGTCACCACCGCAGGGGCCTGGCGCCCCAATCCGGCTGAGCTTATCTGTGTTGCCGCCGGAGAAACCCAGATCGGCCCGTTAAATACACCAGCAACAGAACTTCCAGTCGGCTGGGCCGCACAAATTCCTACACCCACCTATATGCACACTATTCAAACAGCCCTCTGGCGCAAACTGGCGATCAATTGTGCTATCAATCCATTGACCGCCTTGCATGGCTGCCACAATGGTGCTCTGATCGAAATCCCCGAGCTTTATCAGCAGATGCAGCAAATTTGTACAGAGATCGACACCCTGACCCGCGCCCTCGGCATGACACTGTTTGCAACCGACTTGATTGATCAAGCAGCCAACGTAGCGCAAGCTACGGCGGGTAATCGCTCCTCCATGCTAGAAGATGTTACGCATGGACGATCCACAGAAATCGAGTTCATCACCGGTTACGTCTGTCAGCAGGCCGACCAGCTAGGCATCGACCTGCCCTGTAATAAGGCCTTACTGTCACAGGTGCGCGCCTTATCTGCAACCTAGCCCTACTTGGCTGAAAAAGGTCGATTCAACTTGGCAGTCAGCATGTTAAACTTTGATGAAAGCGTCGGTGATATCCAACCGAACAAAGATCAGGACAGCACCATGACCGAAACCTATACAGAGATCGACTATCCTTACGACAAAAAAATGAAACGTAAGGTATACGAAGAAGAAAAACGTGCGCTGCAGATTGAACTGTTAAAAGTACAAAGCTGGATGCGTGAAACCGGACAACGCATCGTGATTATCTTTGAAGGGCGTGATGCGGCGGGTAAGGGTGGCACTATAAAACGCTTCATGGAACATCTTAATCCACGCCATGCGCGGGTTATCGCCC
This genomic interval carries:
- a CDS encoding YajQ family cyclic di-GMP-binding protein — protein: MPSFDIVSELDSHEVTNAVDQANRELTSRYDFKGVKAEFELQDETVTLVAEVDFQLQQMLEVLRAKLTARKIDIRCMEVKDPDLSGVKAKQTVILRQGLDQVQCKKITKLIKDSKMKVQSQIQGEKVRVTGKKRDDLQEAMALLRESDVELPLQFNNFRD
- a CDS encoding SDR family oxidoreductase codes for the protein MDLKDKVVVVTGGGRGLGRAMALELAAKGAKLALADLNQQDLDDTIAQCKEKGSEARGYICNVSVEADVEKLFTDIVTDFGAVHGLVNNAGITRDGLFIKVKDGAVVSKMSMDQWNLVMDVNLTGTFLCGREAAIKMIELGIQGCIINISSVSRSGNMGQTNYTATKAGVQAMAVTWSKELSRYGIRAASIAPGYIGTEMVMSMKPEALEKIAAGIPAKRLGKPEEIASTVSFILENDYVNGRCFEVDGGLRI
- the trhP gene encoding prephenate-dependent tRNA uridine(34) hydroxylase TrhP yields the protein MRQPELLSPAGTLKNMKYAFAYGADAVYAGQPRYSLRVRNNDFNYNHLAEGIAYAHQRGKKFFVASNILPHNAKLKTYMDDIVPVIEMGPDALIMSDPGLIMLVKERFPDLPIHLSVQANTMNWASVKFWHQAGIERVILSRELSLDEVEEIRQRCPEMEIEVFVHGSLCIAYSGRCLLSGYINHRDPNQGTCTNACRWKYDAHEAKQDDSGDIVPVQTFEPTLGEGQPTDKIVLLQEASRPDDYMPAFEDEHGTYIMNSKDLRAIQHVHRLAAMGVDSLKIEGRTKSHYYVARTAQAYRKAIDDAVVGKPFDMELMDVLENLANRGYTEGFYRRHVHDQYQNYETGNSVGVHQQFVGEVLSHDVDKGLLQIDVKNRFETGDTLELMTPAGNKRFRLSELLDKRGTPVDAAPGSGHKVSIPLDFDTDMTYALLMRDLPNAPVRN
- the groL gene encoding chaperonin GroEL (60 kDa chaperone family; promotes refolding of misfolded polypeptides especially under stressful conditions; forms two stacked rings of heptamers to form a barrel-shaped 14mer; ends can be capped by GroES; misfolded proteins enter the barrel where they are refolded when GroES binds), encoding MAAKDVRFGNDARQRMLEGVNILADAVKTTLGPKGRNVVLERSFGSPVITKDGVSVAKEIELKDKFENMGAQMVKEVASKANDVAGDGTTTATVLAQAIVNEGLKSVAAGMNPMDLKRGIDKAAAAVVAELAKMSVPCTDYKAIAQVGTISANSDSEIGRIIAEAMEKVGQEGVITVEEGSGFDNELDVVEGMQFDRGYLSPYFINNQENMSAELEDPYILLVDKKISNIRELLPVLEQVAKSSRPLLIISEDVEGEALATLVVNNMRGIVKVAAVKAPGFGDRRKAMLQDIAVLTGGQVISEEVGLNLEQAGLEHLGQAKRVNITKENTTIVDGAGSQADIEARVQQVRVQIEDTSSDYDREKLQERVAKLAGGVAVIKVGGGTEVEMKEKKARVDDALHATRAAVEEGVVPGGGVALIRALDNVGKLLGDNHDQNIGIELAFRALEAPLRQIVANAGGEGSVVVSKIREGKGSFGFNAANDQYGDMMEMGIIDPAKVTRAALQAAASIAGMMITTEAMIADLPEDKPAMPDMGGMGGMGGMGGMM
- a CDS encoding ketopantoate reductase family protein codes for the protein MKWHILGAGAMGNLFATRLLQAGQDVSLILRLPKPDDYYQLHCLEGKARRTYSLPIQPASATETISQLLITTKAYDTEMALASVAGRLTPNATILLLQNGMGQHDRIQQHYPSVNLWAGVTTAGAWRPNPAELICVAAGETQIGPLNTPATELPVGWAAQIPTPTYMHTIQTALWRKLAINCAINPLTALHGCHNGALIEIPELYQQMQQICTEIDTLTRALGMTLFATDLIDQAANVAQATAGNRSSMLEDVTHGRSTEIEFITGYVCQQADQLGIDLPCNKALLSQVRALSAT
- a CDS encoding coiled-coil domain-containing protein, with amino-acid sequence MSDKLEPRFNPESIRESVRNPIAPLDDEPEPHHPQQSRRGSGLLLNLVLLILVLALGGLGWLLLEQRQVLDEYQQRLSVLESRLSINQDTLERSGDTLQEQLTALQEVQAADRETSQSQWEELLQRVEQEISQREQLEKQQQQSLEQLQNLSNNVAELSEPLVELERLQGEITALQQQVAQLSDLVGSGGATNDERSEQLQHLVSQVSTLTEQQQQSATQLSEFKTQLASSKQQYQSLEGDIKRQFSALEAELVAEQAARPEYMAVMEIGMSELREDIRAINNARQLINRDLLQLREQLNRLQLQSN
- a CDS encoding co-chaperone GroES codes for the protein MNIRPLHDRVVIRRSEEEKTTAGGIVLPGSAAEKPNRGEVLAVGPGRTLNNGDVQAPSVKVGDKVLFGQYAGSNVVKVDGEDLMIMQESEIFAVIED
- a CDS encoding prenyltransferase, with the translated sequence MSTDLSKYHFHRALRPFSFPVAVTACLVGIAAAYAEGYWLPLNVLLILLAGVLLQAGVNLINDYADLKLLPAHQNTEVQLACLRIHNNFRLGLACFLLAALIGLFLVSVTGLSLLWISLVGLLGALGYTLAPIHYKNRGLGVVMVFWLMGVLMITGSYLAAGAPFDLRIVWLSLPLSCLVALLLLSNELRDYESDRADGLGTLAVRLGYPQAVRLYWFLLVAALLMTLALRWVGYMNLIWPLAAVLLLLPKPCRLLHAPANERVALTPATALLLLGFGSIYCFLLLA
- a CDS encoding FxsA family protein — its product is MRVIFLLFIIVPIIEITLLINVGQLIGVWYTVGLVVLSAFIGVNMLRIQSLGTLMRARQRMDQGEIPGQEMGEGIVLAVGGALLVTPGFVTDVVGFCCLIPYTRKALVHFLSQRMTVVTSMQATSTQAPHSPPFDGTPGRSESTPRSGDIIDGEYTRKD
- a CDS encoding LysR family transcriptional regulator, whose product is MRPIQAEAFLAVLESGSIIDAARRLNRSRTTISAAISALEDDLNAELFERSGKSVHPTDLAWSIQPDCMRFLHTYRQILARCELERGGIETTLRLARDDSLPEAFWLEAMRSLKQRFPLTGISVYLAPPQELPALVSSQTVDIAYGLDLNKHTDNRIAVASLAGLRLIMVASTQHPLSRLPEVTPEDLVTQTQVTLAFVDADEQLVPDILNSSNYLALTQYELIRDAVMENAGWAWLPQPLVDPAVQSGQLKVLKTANTLLWKEFCGFHFSTECKGQVTLRLEEILANYLTRFS